The following are from one region of the Salvia splendens isolate huo1 chromosome 2, SspV2, whole genome shotgun sequence genome:
- the LOC121760104 gene encoding uncharacterized protein LOC121760104 has translation MEVGQAADKRGLPLSEVVDDCVHRWFQDTLKEAKTGDINMQVLVGQMYNCGYGISKDANKGKIWIRRASRVRSSVWKVSNKRPGYTASDSDSDSESDSDTD, from the exons ATGGAGGTTGGACAGGCGGCGGATAAGCGAGGGCTGCCGCTGTCGGAGGTGGTTGACGACTGCGTACACCGCTGGTTCCAAGACACGCTCAAGGAGGCGAAAACTGGCGATATCAATATGCAGGTGCTCGTCGGTCAGATGTATAATTGTGGCTATGGCATCTCCAAAGACGCTAACAAG GGGAAGATTTGGATACGTAGGGCTTCCAGAGTCAGGTCTTCGGTCTGGAAAGTTAGCAATAAACGACCCG GTTATACTGCGAGTGATTCAGATTCTGATTCAGAGTCAGATTCAGATACAGATTAA
- the LOC121785354 gene encoding protein SCAR2-like isoform X1, giving the protein MPMNRYEIRDEYSLADPELYRAADKDDPEALLEGVAMAGMVGVLRQLGDLAEFAAEIFHDLHEEVMATAVRGHSLMIRVQQLEVEVPSVEKALLSQTDLSSVFYNTGVDWHANIQLEQNLVTQGDFPRFVMDSYEECRGPPRLFLLDKFDVAGAGACLKRYTDPSFFKLESSATATANVQREKKIRKAKKKGPHARYGGTPETLQESSHAKLHQLLLKECVENGVGKPAYRARLKRRPYAFPFSLKSGKSYMEELLKNPSPEHKLLHGVTVSSPLRMSMDDQNESVLELRSVSPGRESEGSKSDSPFADKEEILPKSSSNQRNDALTDIRTYGVSSLINILTDDIPSVSDEETSGKDIAIYGESKMEGSSIGYQSDEVASEIDNFVDAPSTMESEMDTDSELKVKNKFTSYRKNQPQASLKNEARSNSLSLDSQSTGDFSISDEGNNSYKKEISSFLFSDTPRTSAENPQIEKLSADGFPSADVPEFVLVNSSSIERTPQHSRADNASKPVRSNNTLCGNDSAPENRPDFEQPTCSSSSSTKSGPTLPHYDSRTVAVEGTLRGAKSDETFSNSDEDEEKRDLISDSQCSPSASHSKSLKDDSQRPSSGEHLRGEIPWRSPYAAISHHTSDSLDAISAHSVREDDSDQKDLNQFQNIPSTVNTDNNIYEHRIDTEVILSKENPIPGKLDKKVAKLTENFANDYIEIAHNGDNVASEVSEGDERDLSSDCYYEDPNVVSETLDSEEHCSNQISTGTLTWPGISQTPILLEEGLVTHEGPTAINGTSKLGCPKTSEVMGLQIGITDDVNPSGLSAPENSFCMPEKLDDSSGISYTTERDGINLDSGIAEVEHSEVSSSTCLKLPNQMTESLDELDPSTNQSENARIACSTPAVSDNTILGNVSSPSGLNILVEEHVPCFQDLGLGVLEDHATSLSGLNRESEVEEEEGSDISGSRSDLVEDVDDREAAALDFVAVCETKHDDLGQGVLEDHATSLSGLKRESGVEEEEGGDISGSRSELVEEVDDREAAALGFVAVCETKHDDDLKREGSHTDFGSRIDSEAVDMVNASQIPTPLEQSGLDAEDDSFHQSSLENIVSDVDSLHITSVAEESVLPENIELHSAAIEDTLPDIEIISSELSSAFPTTQLQMLDHDNDKGFDNFTSSFPPPDYSPSVPALPGLQNYGTDASAYPKDPSGLTFPLGNFPPETNQMNLHKSPSLPPLPPLQWRIGKPQHASSTTEVEKMEIKEVFPEAIFPPEISTGNVSSVPEHWKYSRIQKMVGLPQKLENEQDQVQLQPQPLQQLLNPTMEKEVPSPAEEVEVAEGSQMVILPRNPSSTTEVQKMEIKEVFPEAIVPPGITTGNVSSVPGHMKESPVQKMVGLLQKIENEQDQVQLQPQPQPQPQPQQQLLNPTMDKEVPSPAVEVEVEVAEGSQMVKLPIQIVPQSTLKEEGDNMDQAVHPLPEVETPQQKQQLHLVLPIEECVVPSPAVEDGVAKGYRTIKLPRTCNPVIGSVAALDKSRLRKVTEQVGPQKQKQEVATYLHLRKVTEQDRPQKQKQEGRDALLDQIRAKSFNLKPAATTKPSSIPGPNTNLKVAAILEKANAIRQALAGSDEDDEDNWSDS; this is encoded by the exons ATGCCGATGAATCGCTACGAGATACGGGACGAGTACAGCTTGGCCGATCCGGAGCTGTATCGAGCCGCCGACAAGGATGATCCCGAGGCCTTGCTTGAAGGCGTCGCCATGGCTGGCATGGTCGGCGTCCTTCGCCAGCTCGGAGACCTAGCCGA GTTTGCAGCAGAGATTTTCCATGATCTACATGAAGAAGTGATGGCTACTGCTGTAAGAGGGCACAGTTTAATGATACGAGTCCAACAGCTTGAGGTTGAAGTTCCTTCAGTTGAAAAGGCACTTCTTTCCCAAACTGACCTTTCCTCGGTCTTTTACAATACTG GTGTTGATTGGCATGCTAATATACAATTGGAGCAGAATCTGGTCACACAAGGAGATTTTCCTCGTTTTGTAATGGACTCCTATGAAGAATGCAGGGGTCCTCCTCGACTATTTCTTCTAGACAA GTTTGATGTTGCCGGTGCTGGAGCATGTCTAAAACGCTATACTGATCCTTCATTCTTTAAATTAGAATCATCTGCAACAGCTACTGCAAATGTccaaagggaaaagaaaatcaGGAAAGCAAAG AAGAAAGGACCACATGCAAGATATGGAGGAACTCCTGAAACTTTGCAAGAATCATCACATGCAAA ACTCCATCAGCTTTTACTGAAGGAATGTGTTGAAAATGGTGTTGGCAAACCTGCATACCGTGCCAGATTGAAAAGGAGGCCATATGCATTCCCGTTTAGCTTAAAATCTGGGAAGAGCTACATGGAAGAATTATTAAAGAATCCGTCCCCCGAGCATAAATTGCTTCATGGGGTCACTGTGAGTTCACCCTTGCGGATGTCTATGGATGATCAAAATGAATCTGTACTTGAACTCAGATCAGTGAGTCCTGGCAGAGAAAGTGAAGGAAGCAAAAGTGATTCTCCATTTGCAGATAAAGAGGAAATTTTGCCGAAATCATCCTCGAATCAGAGAAATGATGCTTTGACAGATATCAGAACATATGGGGTATCATCACTTATTAATATTCTTACAGATGACATCCCGTCCGTTTCTGATGAGGAGACCAGTGGAAAGGATATAGCTATATATGGGGAAAGCAAAATGGAAGGCAGCTCAATAGGTTACCAATCGGATGAGGTTGCCAGTGAGATAGACAATTTCGTGGATGCACCTTCAACCATGGAATCAGAAATGGATACGGACTCTGAGTTGAAGGTGAAGAATAAATTTACCTCGTATAGGAAAAATCAACCACAGGCTTCTCTGAAAAATGAAGCACGTTCCAATTCTCTGTCATTAGATTCTCAATCCACTGGAGACTTCTCAATATCCGATGAGGGGAACAATtcatacaaaaaggaaatatcTAGCTTCTTATTTTCAGACACTCCAAGAACCTCAGCTGAAAACCCACAAATAGAAAAATTATCTGCTGATGGATTTCCATCTGCTGATGTTCCTGAATTTGTTCTAGTTAATTCATCATCCATCGAGAGAACTCCGCAACATTCTCGTGCGGACAATGCTTCAAAACCTGTGCGTTCTAATAATACATTATGTGGCAATGACTCAGCCCCTGAGAACAGGCCTGACTTTGAGCAGCCTACTTGTAGTTCGAGCAGCAGTACTAAATCAGGTCCTACTTTACCTCATTATGATTCAAGAACAGTTGCAGTAGAAGGAACTTTAAGAGGAGCTAAGTCAGATGAAACATTCTCAAACtctgatgaagatgaagaaaagaGAGACCTGATTTCAGATTCTCAATGTTCTCCCAGTGCTTCTCATTCCAAGTCACTGAAAGATGATTCTCAGAGGCCCTCTTCTGGAGAACATCTTCGTGGTGAGATACCTTGGAGGTCACCCTATGCTGCTATTAGTCATCATACCTCTGATAGTTTAGATGCTATATCTGCTCATTCGGTGCGTGAAGATGACTCTGATCAGAAGGATCTTAATCAGTTTCAGAATATACCTTCCACAGTGAAcactgataataatatttatgaaCACAGAATTGATACTGAAGTGATCTTATCAAAGGAGAACCCAATTCCAGGTAAATTGGACAAAAAGGTTGCGAAGTTGACTGAAAACTTTGCAAATGATTACATTGAAATAGCCCATAACGGAGACAATGTCGCGTCAGAAGTTTCTGAAGGAGACGAAAGAGATCTAAGTAGCGATTGTTATTATGAAGATCCAAATGTTGTTTCTGAAACTTTGGACTCTGAAGAGCATTGCTCTAATCAGATCAGCACAGGGACTTTAACTTGGCCGGGTATAAGTCAAACTCCTATTTTGTTGGAGGAAGGTCTTGTTACTCATGAAGGACCAACAGCAATAAATGGAACCTCTAAACTTGGATGCCCCAAAACTTCAGAAGTTATGGGGTTGCAGATAGGGATAACAGATGATGTCAACCCCAGCGGTCTTTCAGCTCCAGAAAATTCATTTTGTATGCCGGAGAAACTTGATGATTCTTCAGGGATATCTTACACCACAGAAAGGGATGGTATCAACCTCGACAGTGGCATCGCTGAAGTAGAACATTCTGAAGTTTCTAGCTCCACATGTTTGAAATTACCGAATCAAATGACTGAGTCATTAGATGAGTTAGACCCAAGTACAAATCAATCTGAGAATGCTAGGATTGCTTGCTCTACACCTGCAGTTTCTGACAATACTATCTTGGGGAATGTCAGTTCACCCTCAGGCCTTAATATATTGGTTGAAGAGCATGTTCCTTGCTTTCAGGATCTGGGTCTGGGTGTACTTGAGGATCATGCAACCAGTCTCTCTGGATTGAATAGGGAATCAGAGGTGGAGGAGGAAGAAGGGAGTGATATTTCAGGAAGTCGTAGCGATTTAGTGGAGGATGTGGATGACAGAGAAGCTGCTGCACTAGATTTTGTTGCAGTCTGTGAAACGAAGCATGATGATCTGGGCCAGGGTGTACTTGAGGATCATGCAACTAGTCTCTCTGGATTGAAAAGGGAATCAGGGGTGGAGGAGGAAGAAGGGGGTGATATTTCAGGAAGTCGTAGCGAATTAGTGGAGGAAGTGGATGACAGAGAAGCTGCTGCACTGGGGTTTGTTGCAGTCTGTGAAACAAAGCATGATGATGATCTCAAACGGGAAGGATCGCATACTGATTTTGGTTCACGTATTGATTCTGAAGCGGTTGATATGGTTAATGCTTCACAAATTCCGACTCCTCTGGAGCAGAGTGGCCTAGATGCAGAAGATGATTCTTTCCATCAAAGTAGTCTAGAGAACATAGTCTCTGATGTTGACTCATTACACATCACTTCAGTGGCTGAAGAATCGGTCTTGCCAGAAAATATTGAATTACATTCTGCCGCTATTGAAGACACTTTGCCTGATATTGAAATAATAAGTTCAGAGTTGTCATCTGCATTTCCTACAACTCAACTGCAGATGTTGGATCATGATAATGACAAAGGATTTGACAATTTTACCTCATCATTTCCACCTCCTGACTATTCACCTTCAGTGCCGGCACTTCCAGGTCTACAAAACTATGGCACTGATGCCTCTGCGTATCCCAAGGATCCATCGGGGTTAACTTTCCCCCTTGGTAATTTCCCCCCTGAAACTAATCAGATGAACCTACACAAGTCACCTTCTTTGCCACCTCTCCCTCCACTTCAGTGGAGGATAGGCAAGCCTCAGCATGCCTCGTCTACTACAGAGGTAGAGAAAATGGAAATCAAGGAAGTATTTCCAGAAGCAATCTTTCCTCCTGAGATCTCCACAGGAAATGTTAGTTCCGTGCCTGAACACTGGAAATACTCTCGAATTCAGAAGATGGTTGGCCTCCCAcaaaaattagaaaacgagcaGGACCAGGTGCAGCTACAGCCACAGCCACTGCAGCAACTTTTGAATCCTACAATGGAGAAAGAGGTCCCATCACCAGCTGAAGAAGTTGAAGTTGCTGAAGGGAGTCAAATGGTAATATTGCCTAGGAATCCCTCGTCTACTACAGAGGTACAGAAAATGGAAATCAAGGAAGTATTTCCAGAAGCAATCGTTCCTCCTGGGATCACCACTGGAAATGTTAGTTCTGTGCCTGGACATATGAAAGAATCTCCAGTTCAGAAGATGGTTGGCCTCctacaaaaaatagaaaacgaGCAGGACCAGGTGCAGCTACAGCCACAGCCACAGCCACAGCCACAGCCACAGCAACAACTTTTAAATCCTACAATGGACAAAGAGGTCCCATCACCAGCTGTTGAAGTTGAAGTTGAAGTTGCAGAAGGGAGTCAAATGGTAAAATTGCCTATTCAAATAGTCCCACAGTCCACATTAAAAGAAGAGGGTGATAACATGGATCAGGCTGTTCATCCACTACCAGAAGTAGAAACACCGCAGCAAAAGCAGCAGCTTCATCTTGTATTGCCCATTGAGGAGTGTGTAGTTCCTTCACCAGCTGTGGAAGATGGAGTTGCTAAAGGGTATCGAACAATTAAACTTCCTCGAACTTGCAACCCGGTTATTGGTTCTGTTGCTGCTCTTGATAAGAGTAGA CTGCGGAAGGTTACTGAACAAGTCGGACCTCAGAAACAAAAGCAAGAAGTTGCAACTTATTTGCATCTGCGGAAGGTTACTGAACAAGACAGACCTCAGAAACAAAAGCAAGAAGGAAGAGATGCTCTCCTGGATCAAATAAGGGCCAAG TCCTTCAACCTGAAACCTGCTGCAACAACAAAGCCTAGTAGCATTCCGGGACCTAACACCAATCTTAAAGTTGCTGCAATTCTGGAGAAAGCAAATGCAATTCGCCAG GCCCTGGCTGGtagtgatgaagatgatgaagatAATTGGAGTGATTCATGA
- the LOC121785354 gene encoding protein SCAR2-like isoform X2, giving the protein MDSYEECRGPPRLFLLDKFDVAGAGACLKRYTDPSFFKLESSATATANVQREKKIRKAKKKGPHARYGGTPETLQESSHAKLHQLLLKECVENGVGKPAYRARLKRRPYAFPFSLKSGKSYMEELLKNPSPEHKLLHGVTVSSPLRMSMDDQNESVLELRSVSPGRESEGSKSDSPFADKEEILPKSSSNQRNDALTDIRTYGVSSLINILTDDIPSVSDEETSGKDIAIYGESKMEGSSIGYQSDEVASEIDNFVDAPSTMESEMDTDSELKVKNKFTSYRKNQPQASLKNEARSNSLSLDSQSTGDFSISDEGNNSYKKEISSFLFSDTPRTSAENPQIEKLSADGFPSADVPEFVLVNSSSIERTPQHSRADNASKPVRSNNTLCGNDSAPENRPDFEQPTCSSSSSTKSGPTLPHYDSRTVAVEGTLRGAKSDETFSNSDEDEEKRDLISDSQCSPSASHSKSLKDDSQRPSSGEHLRGEIPWRSPYAAISHHTSDSLDAISAHSVREDDSDQKDLNQFQNIPSTVNTDNNIYEHRIDTEVILSKENPIPGKLDKKVAKLTENFANDYIEIAHNGDNVASEVSEGDERDLSSDCYYEDPNVVSETLDSEEHCSNQISTGTLTWPGISQTPILLEEGLVTHEGPTAINGTSKLGCPKTSEVMGLQIGITDDVNPSGLSAPENSFCMPEKLDDSSGISYTTERDGINLDSGIAEVEHSEVSSSTCLKLPNQMTESLDELDPSTNQSENARIACSTPAVSDNTILGNVSSPSGLNILVEEHVPCFQDLGLGVLEDHATSLSGLNRESEVEEEEGSDISGSRSDLVEDVDDREAAALDFVAVCETKHDDLGQGVLEDHATSLSGLKRESGVEEEEGGDISGSRSELVEEVDDREAAALGFVAVCETKHDDDLKREGSHTDFGSRIDSEAVDMVNASQIPTPLEQSGLDAEDDSFHQSSLENIVSDVDSLHITSVAEESVLPENIELHSAAIEDTLPDIEIISSELSSAFPTTQLQMLDHDNDKGFDNFTSSFPPPDYSPSVPALPGLQNYGTDASAYPKDPSGLTFPLGNFPPETNQMNLHKSPSLPPLPPLQWRIGKPQHASSTTEVEKMEIKEVFPEAIFPPEISTGNVSSVPEHWKYSRIQKMVGLPQKLENEQDQVQLQPQPLQQLLNPTMEKEVPSPAEEVEVAEGSQMVILPRNPSSTTEVQKMEIKEVFPEAIVPPGITTGNVSSVPGHMKESPVQKMVGLLQKIENEQDQVQLQPQPQPQPQPQQQLLNPTMDKEVPSPAVEVEVEVAEGSQMVKLPIQIVPQSTLKEEGDNMDQAVHPLPEVETPQQKQQLHLVLPIEECVVPSPAVEDGVAKGYRTIKLPRTCNPVIGSVAALDKSRLRKVTEQVGPQKQKQEVATYLHLRKVTEQDRPQKQKQEGRDALLDQIRAKSFNLKPAATTKPSSIPGPNTNLKVAAILEKANAIRQALAGSDEDDEDNWSDS; this is encoded by the exons ATGGACTCCTATGAAGAATGCAGGGGTCCTCCTCGACTATTTCTTCTAGACAA GTTTGATGTTGCCGGTGCTGGAGCATGTCTAAAACGCTATACTGATCCTTCATTCTTTAAATTAGAATCATCTGCAACAGCTACTGCAAATGTccaaagggaaaagaaaatcaGGAAAGCAAAG AAGAAAGGACCACATGCAAGATATGGAGGAACTCCTGAAACTTTGCAAGAATCATCACATGCAAA ACTCCATCAGCTTTTACTGAAGGAATGTGTTGAAAATGGTGTTGGCAAACCTGCATACCGTGCCAGATTGAAAAGGAGGCCATATGCATTCCCGTTTAGCTTAAAATCTGGGAAGAGCTACATGGAAGAATTATTAAAGAATCCGTCCCCCGAGCATAAATTGCTTCATGGGGTCACTGTGAGTTCACCCTTGCGGATGTCTATGGATGATCAAAATGAATCTGTACTTGAACTCAGATCAGTGAGTCCTGGCAGAGAAAGTGAAGGAAGCAAAAGTGATTCTCCATTTGCAGATAAAGAGGAAATTTTGCCGAAATCATCCTCGAATCAGAGAAATGATGCTTTGACAGATATCAGAACATATGGGGTATCATCACTTATTAATATTCTTACAGATGACATCCCGTCCGTTTCTGATGAGGAGACCAGTGGAAAGGATATAGCTATATATGGGGAAAGCAAAATGGAAGGCAGCTCAATAGGTTACCAATCGGATGAGGTTGCCAGTGAGATAGACAATTTCGTGGATGCACCTTCAACCATGGAATCAGAAATGGATACGGACTCTGAGTTGAAGGTGAAGAATAAATTTACCTCGTATAGGAAAAATCAACCACAGGCTTCTCTGAAAAATGAAGCACGTTCCAATTCTCTGTCATTAGATTCTCAATCCACTGGAGACTTCTCAATATCCGATGAGGGGAACAATtcatacaaaaaggaaatatcTAGCTTCTTATTTTCAGACACTCCAAGAACCTCAGCTGAAAACCCACAAATAGAAAAATTATCTGCTGATGGATTTCCATCTGCTGATGTTCCTGAATTTGTTCTAGTTAATTCATCATCCATCGAGAGAACTCCGCAACATTCTCGTGCGGACAATGCTTCAAAACCTGTGCGTTCTAATAATACATTATGTGGCAATGACTCAGCCCCTGAGAACAGGCCTGACTTTGAGCAGCCTACTTGTAGTTCGAGCAGCAGTACTAAATCAGGTCCTACTTTACCTCATTATGATTCAAGAACAGTTGCAGTAGAAGGAACTTTAAGAGGAGCTAAGTCAGATGAAACATTCTCAAACtctgatgaagatgaagaaaagaGAGACCTGATTTCAGATTCTCAATGTTCTCCCAGTGCTTCTCATTCCAAGTCACTGAAAGATGATTCTCAGAGGCCCTCTTCTGGAGAACATCTTCGTGGTGAGATACCTTGGAGGTCACCCTATGCTGCTATTAGTCATCATACCTCTGATAGTTTAGATGCTATATCTGCTCATTCGGTGCGTGAAGATGACTCTGATCAGAAGGATCTTAATCAGTTTCAGAATATACCTTCCACAGTGAAcactgataataatatttatgaaCACAGAATTGATACTGAAGTGATCTTATCAAAGGAGAACCCAATTCCAGGTAAATTGGACAAAAAGGTTGCGAAGTTGACTGAAAACTTTGCAAATGATTACATTGAAATAGCCCATAACGGAGACAATGTCGCGTCAGAAGTTTCTGAAGGAGACGAAAGAGATCTAAGTAGCGATTGTTATTATGAAGATCCAAATGTTGTTTCTGAAACTTTGGACTCTGAAGAGCATTGCTCTAATCAGATCAGCACAGGGACTTTAACTTGGCCGGGTATAAGTCAAACTCCTATTTTGTTGGAGGAAGGTCTTGTTACTCATGAAGGACCAACAGCAATAAATGGAACCTCTAAACTTGGATGCCCCAAAACTTCAGAAGTTATGGGGTTGCAGATAGGGATAACAGATGATGTCAACCCCAGCGGTCTTTCAGCTCCAGAAAATTCATTTTGTATGCCGGAGAAACTTGATGATTCTTCAGGGATATCTTACACCACAGAAAGGGATGGTATCAACCTCGACAGTGGCATCGCTGAAGTAGAACATTCTGAAGTTTCTAGCTCCACATGTTTGAAATTACCGAATCAAATGACTGAGTCATTAGATGAGTTAGACCCAAGTACAAATCAATCTGAGAATGCTAGGATTGCTTGCTCTACACCTGCAGTTTCTGACAATACTATCTTGGGGAATGTCAGTTCACCCTCAGGCCTTAATATATTGGTTGAAGAGCATGTTCCTTGCTTTCAGGATCTGGGTCTGGGTGTACTTGAGGATCATGCAACCAGTCTCTCTGGATTGAATAGGGAATCAGAGGTGGAGGAGGAAGAAGGGAGTGATATTTCAGGAAGTCGTAGCGATTTAGTGGAGGATGTGGATGACAGAGAAGCTGCTGCACTAGATTTTGTTGCAGTCTGTGAAACGAAGCATGATGATCTGGGCCAGGGTGTACTTGAGGATCATGCAACTAGTCTCTCTGGATTGAAAAGGGAATCAGGGGTGGAGGAGGAAGAAGGGGGTGATATTTCAGGAAGTCGTAGCGAATTAGTGGAGGAAGTGGATGACAGAGAAGCTGCTGCACTGGGGTTTGTTGCAGTCTGTGAAACAAAGCATGATGATGATCTCAAACGGGAAGGATCGCATACTGATTTTGGTTCACGTATTGATTCTGAAGCGGTTGATATGGTTAATGCTTCACAAATTCCGACTCCTCTGGAGCAGAGTGGCCTAGATGCAGAAGATGATTCTTTCCATCAAAGTAGTCTAGAGAACATAGTCTCTGATGTTGACTCATTACACATCACTTCAGTGGCTGAAGAATCGGTCTTGCCAGAAAATATTGAATTACATTCTGCCGCTATTGAAGACACTTTGCCTGATATTGAAATAATAAGTTCAGAGTTGTCATCTGCATTTCCTACAACTCAACTGCAGATGTTGGATCATGATAATGACAAAGGATTTGACAATTTTACCTCATCATTTCCACCTCCTGACTATTCACCTTCAGTGCCGGCACTTCCAGGTCTACAAAACTATGGCACTGATGCCTCTGCGTATCCCAAGGATCCATCGGGGTTAACTTTCCCCCTTGGTAATTTCCCCCCTGAAACTAATCAGATGAACCTACACAAGTCACCTTCTTTGCCACCTCTCCCTCCACTTCAGTGGAGGATAGGCAAGCCTCAGCATGCCTCGTCTACTACAGAGGTAGAGAAAATGGAAATCAAGGAAGTATTTCCAGAAGCAATCTTTCCTCCTGAGATCTCCACAGGAAATGTTAGTTCCGTGCCTGAACACTGGAAATACTCTCGAATTCAGAAGATGGTTGGCCTCCCAcaaaaattagaaaacgagcaGGACCAGGTGCAGCTACAGCCACAGCCACTGCAGCAACTTTTGAATCCTACAATGGAGAAAGAGGTCCCATCACCAGCTGAAGAAGTTGAAGTTGCTGAAGGGAGTCAAATGGTAATATTGCCTAGGAATCCCTCGTCTACTACAGAGGTACAGAAAATGGAAATCAAGGAAGTATTTCCAGAAGCAATCGTTCCTCCTGGGATCACCACTGGAAATGTTAGTTCTGTGCCTGGACATATGAAAGAATCTCCAGTTCAGAAGATGGTTGGCCTCctacaaaaaatagaaaacgaGCAGGACCAGGTGCAGCTACAGCCACAGCCACAGCCACAGCCACAGCCACAGCAACAACTTTTAAATCCTACAATGGACAAAGAGGTCCCATCACCAGCTGTTGAAGTTGAAGTTGAAGTTGCAGAAGGGAGTCAAATGGTAAAATTGCCTATTCAAATAGTCCCACAGTCCACATTAAAAGAAGAGGGTGATAACATGGATCAGGCTGTTCATCCACTACCAGAAGTAGAAACACCGCAGCAAAAGCAGCAGCTTCATCTTGTATTGCCCATTGAGGAGTGTGTAGTTCCTTCACCAGCTGTGGAAGATGGAGTTGCTAAAGGGTATCGAACAATTAAACTTCCTCGAACTTGCAACCCGGTTATTGGTTCTGTTGCTGCTCTTGATAAGAGTAGA CTGCGGAAGGTTACTGAACAAGTCGGACCTCAGAAACAAAAGCAAGAAGTTGCAACTTATTTGCATCTGCGGAAGGTTACTGAACAAGACAGACCTCAGAAACAAAAGCAAGAAGGAAGAGATGCTCTCCTGGATCAAATAAGGGCCAAG TCCTTCAACCTGAAACCTGCTGCAACAACAAAGCCTAGTAGCATTCCGGGACCTAACACCAATCTTAAAGTTGCTGCAATTCTGGAGAAAGCAAATGCAATTCGCCAG GCCCTGGCTGGtagtgatgaagatgatgaagatAATTGGAGTGATTCATGA